The following DNA comes from Desulfovibrio sp..
GTCAAATTCCGGGCCAAACTCCGGCAAGGGCAAATCCACCAAAGGCGGAAAAAGCAGGCCCAAAAAGTAGCCGCCCCGCAGCGGCGGGAACAACCGCCTGAAAGCGTGTAAATAAAGATTTACGCAGGCCAGTAAAAATTACTCATGCCCATGTGGCCGGTGCAAATACGCCGCTGCATGGGCATCAACGGGCTAAAACGCGCCCGGCGGGTTTGTGAGCAACCACGCAGGTTGACACTTGCCCGCTTTTTTGTGAAGCTGACCGCCGTTTATCCCAAACATTTTTTACGGAGATCTCATGGCTAAAGAAGGTTCCATAGAAGTTGACGGCGTGGTGCAGGAAGCCCTGCCCAATGCCATGTTCCGCGTGGAGCTGGAAAACGGCCACGAAGTGCTGGCCCATATTTCCGGCAAAATGCGCAAATTCTACATCCGCATCCTTCCCGGCGACCGTGTAAAGGTTGAGCTTTCGCCTTACGACCTCACTCGCGGACGCATCACCTACCGCATGAAGTAGCAGCGGGCGCGGCGGCTTTTCTACCGCCACCTGACGTGGCTGAACCGCCCGTGGCCGCGCCCCCTCTTCCCTTTCGCAGCCAGTCGGCTGCCTTTGCTTTACGAAAGCCCCATCCAGGCCAGAACGCTCAGGCACAGCAAGGCCCACAGCCCGGCGACAACGTCGTCTATCATGACGCCGTAGCCTGCGGGCAACCAGTTTTCCGAGGCCTTGACCGGCCAGGGCTTGGCGATGTCAAAGATGCGAAAAAGCACAAAGGCCGCCAGCACCAGTAAAAAGCTGGGCTGGGGAAAAGGCAGCAGCACCAGCCATACGCCCACCAGTTCGTCAATGACGACCTCGCCGGGATCTTTGCGCCCCAGCAGCGTTTCCGCTCTGGTCGCGGCCACGGCCCCAAGAAAGAACAGCACGACCAGCACGGCCAGCCGCAGCCAGAAATGCAGCGGCAAAAAAATGTACGGGGCCAGCAGACAGGCCATGGCCGTGCCCCAGGTGCCGGGAGCCTTGGGGTCCAGTCCGGCCACGCCGAGGCGGCAGAAATACAGGGTGATTTGATCCATCAGGCGCATATATCCTCCAGACTGGCACGGGGCAGGTTGCAACTGCCGCGCGACCGGGCAGGCAATTGTCGCATGCCGCACAGGGCATGCCTTTGCAGTCTATCCATTTTTTTTGCGCAAGACCAGAACGGAACCATGCGGAATACTGCGCAATGAGATCGGCGTTCTCCTTCCGGTCGCGACAGTATTCCCGCGCATTGCCTAAGGAAACGCTGATTTATTCCGTTTGGCGGCGTTGCTTCCCTTTTTTTGAAACAGTCGAGGACGGAAGAGTCCGCTCCTGCTTCAAAAAAGATCGCGCCTTGCCAAACGAAATAACTGCGCGCTTCCAAGAGGCTCTTTAATCAGTGCTTCCCTAAGAAAGCCCTTTGCCGTATAGGCAAGAAATGGACAAAAACCGCAGCGAACTTTTTGGCCACTTCAGCTATGACGATGACCTCACCTATGAGGATCTGCTGGAAGTGGAGGAAGCTCTCACTGCCGCAATGACAAATTTGCTGCTGCGTGCGGGAGCCAGCCACCTGGATTTCACGCCGCAGGGCGACGCGCTCATGTTTCAGTGTGTTTTTGAGGCGCACAAGCTCTACATATACCGCAAAATCGCCTTCGAAACAGCGACCCTTCTGCCGGAAGGGGTGCGGGGACGCTTGTTGTGTCTGGACAAGGACTTCAATTCCCTGCATATATACTGGCTGCGCACGGGACAATGGCAGGAAGAGGAACGCTCCGTTCCCTTTGAGCCACCGCAGGGGCTTAAAACCTGGAAAACAGGCGGAGCCGCCGACATGTCGGCCCCCCCGGCCAGCCCCCTACCCCGCGATAAAGAATAACTGCCCACAGGCAGCCGCTTGCAAGATCACATCTGCCCGGATGGTGGAATGGTAGACACAAGGGACTTAAAATCCCTGGGCCGCGAGGCTGTGCGGGTTCAAGTCCCGCTCCGGGTACCAAGCAATATCAAAGAAATTCCCGGATTCGTCGTTTTGACGAATCCGGGAATTTGATTTTTTGCCCCAAACTTGCTCCCCTCGAAAACAGCAAGGAGACTGGCATGTCCATTTTGGATTGGGAAAACTGGGTGGCCATTGATTGGGAAAGTGGGTGCAAAATTGGTGAAAAGGTGATTGTGGACATTAAAACCCCTCAAGCTTTAGTTCAAGTAACCTTACCCCTCTGCATATACCACTTGTAAGTTAGTAGTTTTCGATGGGTTGCTGGTTATACTTTTTGCACGAAACTCTTCCGTCGTCAGCCAGGGCTTCCAGCTTGGCGCGGATTTGCACTTTCAATTGCGAAAAGGCCGGATCATCGGGATCTCGCGGGCGGGGCGCTGCAACCGTCCACGTGTCCACAATACCGCGTCCAGTTCCCATAAGGTGTATGGTGTCCGCCAGCAGGCAGACTTCCGAAACGTCATGCGTGACCAGCAGCACCGTAACACCGGTCTGGATTTGCAGATCCGCCAGCAGGCGCTGCATGCGCGAGCGTGTAATGGCGTCCAGGGCGGCAAAGGGTTCGTCAAGAAGCAAAAGCTTTGGGCGAAGCACCAGTGTGCGCGCCAATGCGACACGTTGCCGCATCCCTCCTGAAAGTTCCGAAGGCAAGGCATTGGCCCATGGCTCCAGCCCTACCTGCATCAGTATGTGCCGCACCCGCTCCTGCCGCAACGCAGGAGCCATCCCCGCAGTTTTCAGGCCAAACTCCACATTTTCCCTGACATTCAGCCATGGCAACAGCGCGTCGTCCTGAAATACCATAACCCTGTCTGGGCCGGGTTCACCACAGGGGGTTCCCTCAAGCAGCATGGCCCCGGCGTCCATCGGCACAAACCCTGCCACCACATGCAGAAACGTGCTTTTTCCGCAGCCGCTGGCCCCGATGAGCGCAGTTATGGAGCCTTGCCCAAGCGTTATGTCAATGCCGGGCAAAACTGTATGCGGGCCATAACTTTTCCGCAGGCCCCGGCAACAGAAATATTCCTTCATCGCGCCACACCCGGCAGTCTGGATAAAAACCGGACAAGCAGGCCGTCACAAATGCCCCCCAGCACGGCTATGAGCACAATGCCGCTCAAAAGCACGTCCACACGGCCATTCATGCGGGCATCCATAATAAGCGCGCCCAGGCCGTCCGGCACTCCGGTAAGTTCCCCCAGCACCAGATAGGCGAAACTCATGCCAAGCGCCACCCGCAAACCAGCGCATATCTGCGGCATGCTCCACGGCAGGATCATCTTGGCAAAGAGCTTCACGCGTGAAAGACCGAGCATGCGGCCCGCATTGATCAGGTTTTGCGGCACAGACGCGGCCGCAGCTGCGGCACTGAAATATATCGGAAAAAACCCCGCCAGAGCGATAAGACTGACGGTAGTCATAAAGCCCACTCCCAGCCAGATGAGCGCCAATGGCAGCCAGCTTATGCCGGGAACGGACTTGACGCCGTTGATGGAAAAAGACAGCAGGCGCGCTATGGTTGCGCTTCTGCCCGACCACAGCCCTAAAACCAGACCGGGTACGGCAGCCAGTGTGAATCCACAGGCAACACGCCACAAACTTGCGGCAGCGTCGCTCCAAAAGCGTCCGCCGTACGGAACGGATGTATTTCCCGCCACATATGCGAACATGGTGCGCGCCACCCCCGCAGGTGAAGGCAACAGCCATTCCGGTGTCAATCGAAATGCCGTGGCTCCCCACCATAACGCCAGCAACAGAAGCGGAAGGCACCAGGGCAGGATTCGCGCCCCCCTGCCATCACTCATGATTGGCAGAATCAGCCCGCAGGGCATCCACAAAGCTGCGGTCAACAAGCTTGGCGTAATCCGGTTCCTGGGCAATGATGCCGAGGCTTTTCATGCGCGCGCCCAATGCCGCCAACTGGCGCATGAACGCATCGTCCATGTCCCAAACCAGTTCGATATTGCCGGCAGAGGCTTCAAGCAGTGCCCTGTCGACGCCGAACAGACTGGCTGCCGTAT
Coding sequences within:
- the infA gene encoding translation initiation factor IF-1, whose product is MAKEGSIEVDGVVQEALPNAMFRVELENGHEVLAHISGKMRKFYIRILPGDRVKVELSPYDLTRGRITYRMK
- a CDS encoding phosphatidylglycerophosphatase A, producing MRLMDQITLYFCRLGVAGLDPKAPGTWGTAMACLLAPYIFLPLHFWLRLAVLVVLFFLGAVAATRAETLLGRKDPGEVVIDELVGVWLVLLPFPQPSFLLVLAAFVLFRIFDIAKPWPVKASENWLPAGYGVMIDDVVAGLWALLCLSVLAWMGLS
- a CDS encoding ABC transporter ATP-binding protein: MPGIDITLGQGSITALIGASGCGKSTFLHVVAGFVPMDAGAMLLEGTPCGEPGPDRVMVFQDDALLPWLNVRENVEFGLKTAGMAPALRQERVRHILMQVGLEPWANALPSELSGGMRQRVALARTLVLRPKLLLLDEPFAALDAITRSRMQRLLADLQIQTGVTVLLVTHDVSEVCLLADTIHLMGTGRGIVDTWTVAAPRPRDPDDPAFSQLKVQIRAKLEALADDGRVSCKKYNQQPIENY
- a CDS encoding ABC transporter permease; amino-acid sequence: MFAYVAGNTSVPYGGRFWSDAAASLWRVACGFTLAAVPGLVLGLWSGRSATIARLLSFSINGVKSVPGISWLPLALIWLGVGFMTTVSLIALAGFFPIYFSAAAAAASVPQNLINAGRMLGLSRVKLFAKMILPWSMPQICAGLRVALGMSFAYLVLGELTGVPDGLGALIMDARMNGRVDVLLSGIVLIAVLGGICDGLLVRFLSRLPGVAR